The following are encoded in a window of Amphibacillus xylanus NBRC 15112 genomic DNA:
- the pta gene encoding phosphate acetyltransferase: MSNLFDTLKERLTGNTKRIVLPEGSDERILRAAAQLAGEGLVQPVLVGVPEEVKQKAAELNLNFDQVEILNPADYPEFDAMVASFVERRKGKATEEQAREMLLDENYFGTMLVYMDKADGLVSGAAHSTADTVRPALQIIKTKPGIKKTSGVFIMVREEEKYVFADCAINISPDSQDLAEIAIASAETANLFGIDPRVAMLSFSTKGSAKSEETLKVAEAVKIAKEMKPELTLDGEFQFDAAFVPSVAETKAPDSEIKGDANVFVFPGLEAGNIGYKIAQRMGNFDAVGPILQGLNKPVNDLSRGCNTDDVYKLAIITAAQAL, from the coding sequence ATGAGTAATTTATTTGATACATTAAAAGAAAGATTAACTGGAAACACTAAGCGGATTGTTCTCCCTGAAGGTTCAGATGAGCGAATTTTACGAGCAGCAGCACAATTAGCTGGTGAGGGATTAGTTCAACCTGTATTAGTAGGTGTTCCAGAAGAAGTGAAACAGAAAGCTGCTGAATTAAACTTGAATTTTGATCAAGTAGAAATCTTAAATCCTGCTGACTACCCAGAATTCGATGCGATGGTTGCAAGCTTCGTAGAACGAAGAAAAGGAAAAGCAACAGAAGAGCAAGCACGTGAAATGCTATTAGATGAAAACTATTTTGGCACAATGCTTGTATATATGGATAAGGCAGATGGATTAGTAAGTGGTGCAGCACATTCAACAGCTGACACAGTTCGTCCAGCACTACAAATTATCAAAACAAAACCAGGCATTAAAAAGACTTCAGGTGTCTTCATTATGGTTCGTGAAGAAGAAAAATATGTTTTTGCAGACTGTGCAATTAACATTTCACCAGATAGCCAAGATTTAGCAGAAATTGCTATCGCATCAGCAGAAACAGCTAACTTATTTGGCATTGATCCACGTGTTGCAATGTTAAGCTTCTCAACAAAAGGTTCAGCTAAATCAGAAGAAACATTAAAAGTTGCTGAAGCAGTGAAAATTGCTAAAGAAATGAAGCCTGAATTAACATTAGATGGTGAATTCCAATTTGACGCTGCGTTTGTTCCAAGTGTAGCAGAAACAAAAGCACCTGATTCGGAGATTAAAGGGGATGCTAACGTATTTGTTTTCCCAGGACTAGAAGCGGGTAATATAGGATACAAAATTGCTCAACGTATGGGTAACTTTGATGCAGTTGGACCTATCCTACAAGGTCTGAACAAACCAGTTAACGACCTATCACGCGGCTGTAACACAGACGACGTTTACAAATTAGCAATCATTACAGCAGCACAAGCATTATAA
- the recQ gene encoding DNA helicase RecQ, protein MRLIDAQKILQDYFGYADFRSGQKELLSLISEGKNTLGIMPTGGGKSLCYQIPGILLDGTAIIISPLISLMKDQVDSLHTLGVKATYINSSLTSEEYNERMRLLSEGYYDLIYVAPERFDSPFFLTTINKLQISFIAFDEAHCISQWGHDFRPSYRSIIDTINQLTQIPFRLALTATATQEVIEDIQRLLSIDDQSVVNTGFYRDNLHFHVVKGQNKQDFLINYISQHRQESGIIYAPTRKLVESIHAKLIKEGFRAAYYHAGLAEDVRRNEQNRFINDQVEIMVATNAFGMGIDKSNVRYVIHYSLPMNIEAYYQEAGRAGRDGEVSNCILLFSGQDSHLQSFLIEQSELDEEMKALEYKKLRAMINYCHTDKCLPCYILDYFGEKNPYHDCGHCTNCTDQSEKVDRTRDAQMVLSCVMRMEQRFGATLTAKVLKGSKDKKIKQFELDQLSTYGLMKERTEKQITEFIHFLVAEGYLSTGSDRFPILQLTQKAADVLKNKEQVWMRQTEIQQVAETDFDPELFERFRELRKQIATEEKIPPYVVFSDATLKDLCRYLPKNKEEMLMIKGIGLKKYDSYGKAFLDIIKVHTNN, encoded by the coding sequence ATGCGTTTAATCGATGCTCAAAAAATTTTACAAGATTACTTTGGTTATGCCGATTTCAGATCCGGGCAGAAAGAATTACTTTCACTCATATCTGAAGGAAAAAATACGCTTGGAATTATGCCGACGGGTGGCGGTAAGTCACTATGCTATCAAATACCTGGAATTTTATTAGATGGTACGGCAATCATTATTTCACCGTTAATTTCCTTAATGAAGGATCAGGTTGATAGTTTACATACGTTAGGTGTGAAGGCAACTTATATTAATAGTAGCTTAACGAGCGAAGAATATAATGAACGGATGCGTTTGTTAAGTGAAGGATATTATGATTTAATCTACGTTGCTCCAGAACGATTTGATAGTCCCTTCTTTCTCACCACAATTAACAAACTTCAAATTTCCTTTATTGCCTTTGACGAGGCCCACTGTATCTCACAATGGGGTCATGATTTCAGACCGAGCTACCGCTCAATAATAGATACGATTAATCAACTAACCCAGATTCCTTTTCGACTTGCCTTAACTGCGACCGCGACTCAGGAAGTCATCGAAGATATTCAGCGTCTACTGTCAATTGATGATCAATCAGTGGTGAATACTGGTTTTTACCGTGATAATCTACATTTTCATGTTGTAAAGGGACAAAACAAACAAGATTTTTTAATCAATTATATTTCACAGCATCGACAAGAGTCAGGGATTATTTATGCGCCAACACGTAAGCTCGTTGAGTCGATCCATGCGAAATTAATTAAGGAAGGTTTTCGTGCTGCTTATTATCATGCTGGTTTAGCTGAAGATGTACGGAGAAATGAGCAAAATCGGTTTATTAATGACCAAGTCGAGATCATGGTCGCAACAAATGCGTTTGGCATGGGGATTGATAAGTCAAACGTGCGCTATGTAATTCATTACAGTCTGCCAATGAATATTGAAGCCTACTATCAAGAAGCGGGCCGCGCTGGGCGTGATGGTGAGGTTAGTAACTGTATTCTATTATTCTCAGGTCAAGACAGCCACTTACAATCATTTCTGATCGAGCAATCAGAATTAGATGAAGAAATGAAAGCACTCGAGTATAAAAAGCTACGAGCGATGATAAATTATTGTCATACAGATAAATGTCTACCTTGCTATATTCTAGATTACTTTGGTGAGAAAAATCCTTATCATGACTGTGGTCACTGCACAAATTGTACTGATCAAAGCGAAAAGGTTGATCGCACACGTGATGCTCAAATGGTATTATCATGTGTGATGCGAATGGAACAGCGATTTGGCGCTACTTTAACGGCCAAGGTACTGAAAGGTTCAAAAGATAAAAAAATAAAACAATTTGAGCTTGATCAATTATCTACTTATGGATTAATGAAGGAGCGAACCGAAAAGCAAATTACTGAATTTATCCATTTCCTCGTCGCAGAAGGCTATTTATCGACAGGAAGTGATCGCTTCCCTATTTTACAGCTTACACAAAAAGCAGCTGATGTTCTGAAAAACAAAGAACAGGTGTGGATGCGTCAGACAGAAATCCAACAAGTAGCAGAAACGGATTTTGATCCAGAGTTATTCGAACGATTTCGTGAGTTACGTAAACAAATTGCAACAGAGGAAAAGATTCCACCTTATGTTGTTTTTTCAGATGCAACATTAAAAGACCTTTGCCGTTACTTGCCTAAGAACAAGGAAGAAATGCTAATGATTAAAGGAATTGGTTTGAAGAAATACGATTCATATGGAAAAGCATTTTTAGACATTATTAAAGTTCACACAAATAACTAG
- a CDS encoding aminopeptidase: MADVKLQEKYAELALRTGVNLQKGQALMINSSIEGVEFTRIVVRKAYELGAKTVLINWQDDEISLLKYQNESEEVLTDVPQWQVDKYMSFAKDGGALLSIRSTNPDLLKDVDPKKVAAASKASAEAMKEFRQYTMNDRIAWSIISIPTGDWSQKIFPGLEAEEAKEKLWEQIFKIVRVDQDDPIKAWEEHNQTLKNAHAILNEKKYKALIFKAPGTDITFGLPEGHIWKGGGAYTTDGLHFNPNMPTEEVFTVPHKYEVNGVVSNTKPLVYNGNTIDNFSLTFKDGKVVDFTAEQGYETLKNLLETDEGAKRLGELALVPDASPISQSGLIFYNTLYDENASCHVALGKAYPTNLEGGSEMSDEELDKHGVNDSLTHVDFMIGSAELDIDGVLPDGSTEPVFRKGAWAFDI; this comes from the coding sequence ATGGCAGATGTTAAGTTACAAGAAAAGTATGCTGAGCTTGCCTTAAGAACAGGCGTAAATTTACAAAAGGGACAAGCATTGATGATCAACTCATCAATTGAAGGTGTTGAATTTACACGAATCGTTGTCCGTAAAGCATATGAGCTTGGTGCGAAAACAGTATTAATTAATTGGCAAGATGATGAAATTTCATTACTTAAGTACCAAAATGAATCTGAGGAAGTTTTAACAGATGTACCACAATGGCAAGTAGATAAATATATGAGCTTTGCTAAAGATGGTGGCGCATTACTTTCAATCAGATCAACAAATCCTGATTTACTTAAAGATGTCGATCCGAAGAAAGTTGCTGCAGCATCAAAAGCAAGTGCTGAAGCGATGAAGGAATTTAGACAGTATACAATGAACGACCGCATTGCTTGGTCAATTATTTCAATTCCAACAGGCGACTGGTCACAAAAAATCTTCCCTGGTTTAGAAGCAGAAGAAGCAAAAGAAAAACTTTGGGAGCAAATTTTCAAGATTGTTCGTGTTGACCAAGACGATCCAATTAAAGCTTGGGAAGAGCATAATCAAACATTGAAAAATGCACATGCTATTTTGAATGAGAAAAAATATAAAGCATTAATCTTTAAAGCGCCAGGTACAGATATTACATTCGGTTTACCTGAGGGCCATATTTGGAAAGGTGGCGGGGCATATACAACTGATGGTCTGCATTTCAACCCAAATATGCCAACTGAGGAAGTTTTCACAGTACCGCATAAGTATGAAGTAAATGGTGTAGTAAGCAATACAAAGCCACTTGTATATAATGGTAATACAATTGATAACTTCAGTTTAACGTTCAAAGATGGAAAAGTTGTTGATTTTACAGCTGAGCAAGGTTATGAGACATTGAAAAACTTACTAGAAACTGATGAAGGAGCAAAACGTCTAGGAGAACTAGCACTTGTTCCAGATGCATCACCAATTTCTCAATCAGGCTTAATTTTCTACAACACATTATATGATGAGAATGCATCATGTCACGTGGCATTAGGAAAAGCTTATCCAACAAACCTTGAAGGTGGTTCAGAAATGTCTGATGAAGAATTAGACAAGCATGGTGTGAACGATAGTTTAACACACGTTGACTTCATGATTGGATCAGCTGAATTAGATATTGACGGCGTACTACCTGACGGATCAACAGAACCAGTATTCCGTAAAGGTGCATGGGCATTTGATATTTAA
- the gerQ gene encoding spore coat protein GerQ, which yields MSEEKDQRQQMPMPGMFQMPFVPPQAFGPPPMQQGQPFPVQPGFPPFMQQPVAQPVGPPSGEGMLPLEQSYVENILRLNRGRVATIYMTFENNERWNAKIFKGVIEAAGRDHIIISDPETEKRYLLLTIYLDYITFDERIDYEYPTAF from the coding sequence ATGAGTGAAGAAAAAGATCAGCGTCAGCAAATGCCAATGCCAGGAATGTTCCAAATGCCATTCGTTCCACCACAAGCATTTGGTCCACCACCAATGCAACAGGGACAGCCGTTTCCAGTTCAACCTGGTTTCCCACCATTTATGCAACAACCTGTTGCACAACCAGTTGGACCACCATCAGGTGAAGGAATGCTGCCACTAGAGCAGTCATATGTAGAAAATATTTTACGCTTGAATCGTGGCCGCGTTGCTACTATTTATATGACATTTGAAAATAATGAGCGTTGGAATGCGAAGATTTTCAAAGGAGTTATTGAAGCTGCTGGACGTGACCATATCATTATTAGCGATCCAGAAACAGAGAAGCGCTACTTATTATTAACGATTTACTTAGACTACATTACGTTTGATGAGCGTATTGATTACGAGTATCCAACTGCATTCTAA
- a CDS encoding helix-turn-helix domain-containing protein: MSLGETVRRIRKMKRIKLKYICGNEIDNGNYWRFEQGKSSISADTFYQIIQNLNVSMEEFSLYHNNFAPDKLSQWGKRMIKAFQVLDHEQLETIAKLTLDEFNKTQQIKYQHLYYLAMIYLCSIKKEPFDPTWISQLKDYLMNCEQWGYYEVSLFNNSLFCLGDLDTILTLYKRMYKSYLRSKSIHKTPNEEIMLATNIIAMCLMQKSYSKAQEINSLIQSQEIEERSMFARTLLLWCDGLINKIVYKKDEGLEQINMTINIMETLKMDSTAKMFKRWKERLLGTNK; encoded by the coding sequence ATGTCGTTAGGAGAAACAGTAAGAAGAATCCGAAAGATGAAAAGAATTAAGCTTAAGTATATTTGCGGAAATGAAATTGATAATGGGAATTACTGGCGATTCGAGCAAGGGAAATCATCAATATCAGCTGATACCTTTTATCAAATCATCCAAAACCTGAACGTTTCAATGGAAGAGTTTTCGTTATATCATAATAACTTCGCTCCTGATAAGCTTAGTCAATGGGGAAAACGAATGATAAAAGCGTTCCAAGTATTAGATCATGAGCAGCTTGAGACGATAGCAAAATTAACATTAGATGAATTTAATAAAACACAGCAAATTAAATATCAACATTTGTATTATCTAGCCATGATTTATCTTTGCTCAATCAAAAAAGAACCCTTTGATCCTACATGGATTAGCCAATTAAAGGATTATTTAATGAATTGCGAGCAATGGGGATACTATGAAGTTTCGCTTTTTAATAATTCTCTATTTTGTTTGGGTGATCTTGATACGATTTTAACCTTATACAAGCGTATGTATAAGTCATACCTTCGATCTAAGTCAATTCATAAAACTCCAAATGAAGAAATTATGCTTGCCACTAACATCATTGCCATGTGTTTAATGCAAAAATCTTACTCTAAAGCACAAGAAATTAATAGCCTGATTCAAAGTCAAGAGATTGAAGAACGTTCAATGTTTGCGCGTACGTTATTGCTCTGGTGCGATGGCCTGATTAATAAAATTGTTTATAAAAAAGATGAAGGTCTAGAGCAAATTAATATGACCATCAATATTATGGAAACACTGAAGATGGATTCAACTGCAAAAATGTTTAAGCGGTGGAAAGAACGACTACTCGGGACTAATAAATAA
- a CDS encoding AI-2E family transporter has protein sequence MTRKKSFRVLMYAVLIFTLIYLIHLTAFIFKPIGLLLTSIAVPIIGAGLLYYITNPLVNLLERLKIKRVLGIVIVFLLMIAIGFFSVYFIIPPIQDQFGRLVDSFPQIIVWFEDLWSFWENRQDYIPASLEDSIQNLINNFDVYAEQIVGSLFSFIGSFVSFIVALVMIPFFLFFMLKDGHKFIPFVTGFLSESKAKSLQTLLTNINDVLSSFIHGQLLVSLSVGIMLLIGYWIVGLNYALMFAVFGLFMNLIPFIGPWLSAIPAVLVGFFQDPMVGVWTAVIMIVAQQIESSLISPNIMGKVLKLHPLTVITVILAAGAIGGFLGILFAVPAYAVAKTIVIHFYQIYTKHHQLQGE, from the coding sequence GTGACGAGAAAGAAATCATTTCGTGTTTTAATGTATGCTGTACTAATTTTTACACTTATTTATCTCATTCATTTGACCGCTTTTATTTTTAAACCGATTGGATTATTGCTTACTTCTATTGCTGTACCGATTATTGGTGCAGGTCTACTTTATTACATAACTAATCCACTGGTCAATTTGCTTGAGCGGTTAAAAATTAAACGTGTCCTAGGCATTGTGATTGTCTTTCTATTAATGATTGCGATTGGTTTTTTTAGTGTTTATTTTATCATTCCACCAATTCAAGATCAGTTCGGGCGTTTAGTTGATTCATTCCCTCAAATCATCGTTTGGTTCGAAGATTTATGGAGTTTTTGGGAAAATCGTCAAGATTATATTCCTGCTTCATTGGAAGATTCGATTCAAAATTTAATTAATAACTTTGATGTTTATGCAGAGCAAATCGTGGGCTCACTTTTTAGCTTTATTGGTTCATTTGTAAGTTTTATCGTTGCGCTTGTGATGATTCCATTTTTCCTTTTCTTCATGTTGAAGGATGGTCATAAATTTATTCCATTTGTCACTGGATTTTTAAGTGAATCTAAAGCAAAGAGCCTGCAGACATTATTAACAAATATTAATGATGTCCTTTCTTCTTTTATTCATGGGCAATTGTTAGTTAGCTTGTCTGTTGGTATTATGTTGCTGATTGGTTATTGGATTGTTGGCTTGAATTATGCGCTAATGTTTGCGGTATTTGGTTTATTTATGAATTTAATTCCGTTTATCGGTCCTTGGTTGTCAGCAATACCTGCTGTTCTTGTTGGTTTCTTCCAAGATCCAATGGTTGGCGTTTGGACTGCTGTGATTATGATCGTCGCCCAACAAATAGAAAGCAGCTTAATTTCACCGAATATTATGGGTAAAGTGTTAAAACTTCATCCGTTAACGGTTATTACAGTGATCTTAGCTGCAGGTGCTATCGGTGGATTTTTAGGCATTTTATTTGCAGTCCCTGCTTATGCGGTTGCGAAGACAATTGTTATTCACTTTTATCAAATTTACACAAAACATCACCAGCTACAAGGTGAGTAA
- a CDS encoding YwdI family protein: MISLEQVVLKMAAEIDQAKQTKDPNKIKQHARAIQLLADLILDGEGMSPSTTEQPSQSAFNEHELRQMMGMTSTSPQTPKNDYGQSDSKSIFDF; encoded by the coding sequence ATGATAAGTCTAGAACAAGTCGTATTAAAAATGGCTGCAGAAATAGACCAAGCCAAACAAACGAAAGACCCGAATAAAATTAAGCAACATGCACGGGCAATTCAATTATTAGCTGATCTCATACTAGATGGGGAAGGCATGAGTCCATCGACGACAGAACAGCCGAGTCAATCAGCTTTTAATGAACATGAACTCCGTCAAATGATGGGGATGACTTCAACATCACCGCAAACACCTAAAAACGATTATGGACAATCCGATTCTAAATCAATCTTTGATTTTTAA
- a CDS encoding cell wall hydrolase: MVVAHTEKDIELLARLMRAEAEGEGDLGMLMVGNVGINRVIDDCLDFGNIRSIQDMVFQSPGGFEATQKGYFYQRAREHEKNLARRVVRGERFHPAHRSLWFFKPSGSCPAQWYGQWNSGRFKSHCFYSPLESVCTRI, translated from the coding sequence ATGGTTGTTGCTCATACAGAAAAAGATATTGAATTGTTAGCAAGGTTAATGCGTGCAGAGGCCGAAGGTGAAGGCGACCTAGGCATGTTAATGGTTGGCAACGTCGGAATCAATCGAGTCATTGATGACTGCTTAGATTTTGGAAATATCCGTTCGATTCAAGATATGGTCTTTCAAAGTCCCGGTGGATTTGAAGCAACACAAAAAGGGTATTTTTACCAACGCGCTAGAGAACACGAAAAAAATCTCGCTCGCCGCGTCGTCCGTGGTGAAAGGTTTCATCCCGCTCACAGGTCATTATGGTTTTTTAAGCCGTCTGGCTCTTGTCCTGCTCAGTGGTATGGCCAATGGAATTCCGGTCGTTTTAAATCACATTGTTTCTATTCACCGCTTGAAAGTGTATGTACACGTATTTAA
- a CDS encoding ABC-F family ATP-binding cassette domain-containing protein, with translation MMEILSIEGLTKTYGDKLLFNQISFSIQNRDRIGIVGVNGTGKSTLLKVIAGIEDRDNGTLNHAQNFKIAYLAQEPNLNIDRTVLEEVFSGDSDVMIVLRQYEQALINLSKNPNDPQAQDAFTKMQAKMDQQDAWDASTTAKTILTKLGIQQFDQKINTLSGGQKKRVALAKALVQPADLLILDEPTNHLDHESIEWLEKFLPTYQGAVMLVTHDRYFLNRVTNKIYELDLGNIYQYTGNYETYLEKKAERIELEKQDEQKHANLLRSEMAWLKRGARARSTKQKARIERISEMQTKTFMTDQSELEFGVGSTRLGRKVLELHEISKAYDTKHLINNFSFLFKPGDRIGIVGPNGSGKSTLLNIIAQRIEPDNGEIETGPTVKFGYYEQDHSDMDENLKIIEYIRETAEVIHTDKNETITAEQMLERFLFPRSKQWTYIHRLSGGEKRRLYLLKVLMEEPNVLLLDEPTNDLDTQTLSILEDYLDHFPGVVITVSHDRYFLDRVVEQLLVFNEAGTIDTFYGNYSEFLAQQTETKSDQPKEKAKPNQPRPKKKRLSYHEQKEWDTIEDEIEALEEAIETEKLAVIEAGADADLVHKHYTRQLELEAELDVKLERWEELSLLVEEINQN, from the coding sequence ATGATGGAGATTTTATCAATTGAAGGTTTAACCAAAACATATGGTGATAAATTACTATTTAATCAAATATCTTTTTCTATTCAAAATCGTGATCGGATTGGAATTGTCGGTGTCAATGGGACTGGAAAATCGACGCTATTAAAGGTGATTGCGGGAATTGAAGATCGTGACAATGGAACGCTCAATCATGCGCAAAACTTTAAGATTGCATATTTAGCTCAGGAGCCGAACCTTAATATAGATCGAACAGTTTTAGAAGAGGTTTTTTCTGGAGATTCTGATGTGATGATTGTTTTGCGTCAGTACGAGCAAGCATTAATTAATTTAAGTAAAAATCCGAATGATCCACAAGCTCAGGATGCATTTACAAAAATGCAAGCAAAAATGGATCAACAGGATGCGTGGGATGCCTCGACAACGGCAAAAACGATTTTGACAAAATTGGGCATACAGCAATTTGATCAAAAAATTAATACACTATCAGGTGGTCAGAAAAAACGAGTCGCATTAGCAAAAGCGCTTGTTCAACCAGCAGATTTACTGATCTTAGATGAACCGACAAACCATCTAGATCATGAATCGATTGAATGGTTAGAGAAATTTTTACCGACGTATCAAGGGGCTGTTATGCTTGTTACGCACGACCGCTATTTCCTGAATCGAGTGACGAATAAAATTTATGAACTTGACCTCGGTAATATCTATCAATATACAGGTAATTACGAAACATATTTAGAGAAAAAAGCTGAAAGAATTGAACTTGAAAAGCAAGATGAACAAAAACATGCAAATCTGTTGAGAAGTGAGATGGCTTGGTTAAAACGAGGCGCAAGAGCCAGATCAACAAAACAAAAAGCAAGAATCGAACGAATTAGCGAGATGCAAACTAAAACATTTATGACAGACCAGTCAGAACTTGAATTTGGTGTTGGCTCTACACGTTTAGGCAGAAAGGTGCTTGAGCTTCATGAAATTTCTAAAGCTTACGACACAAAACACCTAATTAATAATTTTTCATTTTTATTTAAACCAGGTGATCGAATTGGGATTGTCGGACCGAATGGTTCTGGGAAATCAACATTATTGAACATTATTGCCCAGAGAATTGAGCCAGATAACGGCGAGATAGAAACCGGACCAACTGTAAAATTTGGTTACTATGAACAAGATCATAGCGACATGGATGAAAATCTCAAAATCATTGAGTATATTAGAGAAACAGCTGAAGTCATTCATACTGACAAAAATGAAACGATCACGGCCGAGCAGATGCTCGAACGATTTTTATTCCCGCGCTCAAAACAGTGGACATATATTCATCGCCTATCAGGTGGGGAAAAGCGCCGACTTTATTTATTAAAAGTTTTAATGGAAGAGCCGAACGTTCTACTACTTGATGAGCCGACGAATGATTTAGATACTCAAACACTGTCTATTCTTGAAGATTATTTAGATCATTTTCCTGGTGTCGTGATTACAGTTTCCCACGATCGTTATTTCCTCGATCGTGTCGTCGAACAATTACTCGTCTTTAACGAGGCAGGAACGATCGATACATTCTATGGTAACTATAGTGAGTTTTTAGCACAACAAACTGAAACAAAAAGTGACCAGCCTAAGGAAAAAGCGAAGCCGAACCAGCCTCGGCCAAAGAAAAAACGTTTATCCTACCATGAGCAAAAGGAATGGGATACAATTGAGGATGAGATTGAAGCATTGGAGGAAGCAATTGAGACTGAGAAGCTTGCGGTAATAGAAGCAGGGGCAGATGCTGATTTGGTGCACAAGCACTATACGCGTCAGCTTGAACTGGAAGCGGAACTAGATGTCAAGCTTGAACGTTGGGAAGAGTTGTCACTTCTAGTAGAAGAGATTAATCAGAATTAG
- a CDS encoding IS3 family transposase (programmed frameshift), translating into MVKYNFEFKLEVVTAYLAGKGGYKSLANQFSISDKSTVRKWVKVYETMGESGLKRRKSHKTYSVQFKLDVLQYKLRTEESYQDVALKFNMHKPSIVANWMRIWNKEGIDGLSKPKGRPPMSKKKKQKKNDNTLTRVQQLEREIELLRAENAYLKKLRGFRNKYSEPTAKVESRIIHALREDFKLAVILEATGFPKATYMYWQKRFNESNPDEEIEHLIKEIFKENNGNYGYRRICMELRKCGHIVNHKKVLRIMNKLNLTCTKFTRKSRKYNSYKGTVGKVAQNRINRRFNTHIPYQKITTDTTEFKYYTKDQSGKTVIKKAYLDPFLDMFNGEILSYRLSQRPSAKAILDALNETIIITKECPYRTTIHTDQGWGYQMKAFRKRLKDNEIFQSMSRRGNCLDNSPMENFFGLMKQEMYYGVIYESFEELKQAVDKYIYYYNNRRIKVKLTGMSPVEYRKQASQLVA; encoded by the exons ATGGTGAAATATAATTTTGAATTTAAATTAGAAGTAGTAACTGCTTATTTAGCAGGTAAAGGAGGTTATAAATCATTAGCTAATCAATTTTCAATTTCTGATAAAAGCACTGTTAGAAAATGGGTTAAAGTTTATGAAACGATGGGTGAATCAGGTCTAAAAAGGAGAAAGTCACATAAAACTTATTCTGTTCAATTTAAGTTAGATGTTCTACAATATAAATTAAGAACAGAAGAGTCTTATCAAGATGTTGCCTTGAAGTTCAATATGCACAAACCATCGATTGTCGCCAATTGGATGCGTATTTGGAATAAAGAAGGCATTGATGGGCTCTCTAAACCAAAGGGGCGTCCTCCTATGTCAAAAAAGAAAAAGCAAAAGAAAAACGATAACACTTTAACTAGGGTACAACAGCTTGAACGAGAAATTGAATTACTTCGTGCGGAAAATGCTTACTTAAAAAAGCTCCGAG GCTTCAGGAATAAATATTCCGAGCCGACTGCGAAAGTAGAATCTAGAATTATTCATGCTCTTCGTGAAGATTTTAAACTAGCAGTAATTCTTGAAGCGACAGGATTTCCAAAGGCTACGTACATGTATTGGCAAAAACGATTCAACGAATCGAATCCAGATGAAGAGATTGAACATCTAATTAAAGAAATATTCAAGGAAAACAACGGTAACTATGGTTACCGAAGAATTTGTATGGAGTTACGGAAATGTGGACACATCGTTAATCACAAGAAAGTTTTACGTATTATGAATAAACTTAATTTGACATGCACAAAATTCACGAGAAAATCAAGAAAATATAATTCATACAAAGGAACTGTCGGAAAGGTTGCTCAAAATCGAATTAACCGTAGATTCAATACACATATTCCTTATCAGAAAATAACAACTGATACAACAGAATTTAAATATTACACAAAAGATCAGAGCGGTAAAACCGTTATTAAGAAGGCGTATCTTGACCCTTTTTTAGATATGTTTAATGGTGAGATTTTATCATATAGATTATCCCAACGACCAAGTGCGAAAGCCATTTTAGATGCATTGAATGAGACAATCATAATAACTAAAGAGTGTCCTTATCGAACAACAATTCATACAGATCAAGGTTGGGGTTACCAAATGAAGGCTTTCCGCAAGCGATTAAAGGACAATGAAATATTTCAAAGTATGTCACGAAGAGGTAATTGTTTGGATAATTCTCCAATGGAGAATTTTTTTGGGTTAATGAAACAGGAGATGTATTATGGAGTTATATACGAATCATTTGAAGAGTTGAAACAAGCAGTTGATAAATACATTTATTATTATAATAATAGACGAATAAAAGTAAAATTGACTGGCATGAGTCCGGTTGAATACCGGAAACAAGCCAGCCAATTAGTAGCTTAA